Within the [Enterobacter] lignolyticus SCF1 genome, the region TATGACCCTGGCTCACAACGCAGGTCAAAAGGTCATCTTTAAGCTGCGTTTCCACGATATTATCCGGGACACTATAAAATGAAAAACCCACGCAGTTGCGTGGGTTTTTGTGACGCTGATGAGATTCTGTGAAACCTCATGAGACGACAAATTCTATTTAGACGTTGAACAGGAAGTTCATCACATCGCCATCCTTCACGATGTACTCTTTACCTTCAGCGCGCATCTTACCGGCTTCTTTCGCGCCCTGTTCGCCCTTGTAAGCGATAAAGTCTTCATAGGCGATGGTTTGCGCGCGGATAAAACCTTTCTCGAAGTCGGTGTGGATTTTACCTGCCGCCTGCGGCGCGGTGGCGCCAACCGGGATGGTCCACGCGCGTACTTCTTTGACGCCAGCGGTGAAATAGGTTTGCAGGTTGAGCAGCGCATAGCCCGCGCGGATCACGCGGTTCAGCCCCGGCTCTTCCAGGCCCAGCTCCGCCATAAACTCGTCGCGCTCTTCATCGTCCAGCTCGGCGATGTCGGATTCGACGGCCGCGCAAACCGGCACCACGACGGAGCCTTCTTTCTCAGCGATTTCGCGCACCTGGTCAAGGTACGGGTTATTTTCGAAACCGTCTTCGTTCACGTTGGCGATATACATGGTCGGCTTGAGGGTCAGGAAGCTCAGGTAGCGAATCGCTTCTTTCTCTTCTTTGCTCAGATCCAGCGCGCGCAGCATACCAGCATTTTCCAGCTGCGGCAGGCATTTCTCCAGCACCGCCAGCTCGGCTTTAGCGTCTTTATCGCCGCCTTTGGCTTTTTTGGAGATACGGTGGATGGCGCGTTCGCAGGCCTCAAGGTCAGACAGCGCCAGCTCGGTATTGATGACATCAATATCCTCTGCCGGGTCAACTTTGCCCGCTACGTGGATGATGTTGTCGTTCTCGAAGCAGCGCACAACGTGGCCGATCGCTTCGGTTTCACGGATGTTGGTCAGGAACTGGTTGCCGAGGCCTTCACCTTTGGATGCGCCTTTCACCAGGCCCGCGATATCCACAAACTCCATGGTGGTCGGCAGGATGCGCTGCGGCTTGACGATTTCGGCCAGTTTGTCCAGACGCGGATCGGGCATCGGCACAACACCGGTGTTCGGCTCGATGGTACAGAACGGGAAGTTGGCCGCTTCGATACCGGCTTTGGTGAGCGCATTGAACAGGGTGGATTTGCCGACGTTAGGCAGGCCGACGATACCGCATTTGAATCCCATGATTTAAATCACCTTAATCTTTGATAATCAATCCGTTACTGGTAACCGATTGCAGAAAAGTAAACAACTTTGCCTATTATACACGGCGCGCGGCGAAAATGCCGCACGTTGGGGCGTTATTGCGCTTTAAATGCGTGCAGGCGGTTGGTGGCTTTGGTCAAACCGTCTTTCAGCCAAATTTCCGTACAGCGCGTCGCTTCGTCTACCGCCTCGTCAATCAGCTTCTGCTCAGAGAGCGGCGGTTTGCCCAGCACAAAGCCAACAACTTTGTTTTTATCGCCCGGATGGCCGATTCCGACGCGTAAGCGGTGAAAATTAGGGTTATTCCCCAGCTTGCTGATGATGTCTTTCAGACCGTTGTGGCCGCCATGACCGCCGCCGAGTTTGAATTTCGCCACGCCGGGCGGTAAATCCAGCTCATCGTGCGCGACCAGGATTTCATCTGGAGCGATGCGGAAAAAGGTCGCCATCGCCGCTACGGCTTTGCCGCTGAGGTTCATAAACGTGGTAGGCACCAGCAGGCGAACGTCTTCACCGGCAACGTTAATGCGCGAGGTATAGCCAAAAAATTTACTCTCTTCGCGCAGCGGGGCGCGAAAGCGCTCGGCCAGTAAATCCACATACCATGCGCCGGCATTATGGCGGGTAGCCGCATACTCCGCGCCGGGGTTTGCCAGGCCGACAATCAGTTTTATCGTCACGTACTTGTTCCTGAGTGGGTCGATATCTGGCGCGTAGTTTACTGGTTGCGGGAGCGGAAGACAAAATTCTGCCAGCGAAACGGGTAGTTACGTGAATAAACAATTAGATTTTTAATTAGTTTCAGGCGGTTATTTGTAAAGTTTTGTTACTCAGTTGTGTGTATTTGTGATCCCTCACGCACTAAGCGGCAGACCTGTAGTCTATACTTTACACACAAGGAGTAGGGATTTGTCCCTGAACAACCCAAAGTTCCGGAGGTGACATATGAAACGCAGAAACGCTTCAAGACTCGGTAACGTGCTCATGGGTTTAGGGTTAGTGGTGATGGTTGTCGGCGTTGGTTATTCTATTTTAAACCAGCTGCCTGAACTTAACCTGCCGCAATTTTTCGCACATGGCGCCGTGCTGAGTATTTTCCTTGGTGCAGTCCTCTGGCTCGCAGGGGCGCGCGTCAGCGGGCATGAACAGGTCAGCGACAGATACTGGTGGGTGCGCCACTACGACAAACGCTGCCGTCGCGACGAGCATAAGCACAGCTAGCGGTAAATGAGAATTTAAAAAAACGACTCACAGCGAGTCGTTTTTTTTTGCATCGGATGTTGATGCAGCGGCGCAGGGCCGCTGCGAGACAATCATAAATCGGCCAGCGCCGCATCACGGTTGGGATAAAACGCAAGACGGCCTGGAATCGGCTGTACGCCGGCACGCGCCATGGTGCGCAGAGGCTGAAACTCCAGATTGCTGACCCGCAGCTCGCAGCCTTCCGGCAGGCGCTGCACAAAACGCAGGAAGGCGTCCAGCCCGCCGGCGTCCAGCACCGGCACCGCGTCCCACTTCATCACCACAATACGCTTTCCGGCGAGACGCGACTCAAGGTCGGTGAACACGCCCTCCGCAGCGGCAAAGAACAGCGGGCCAATCACGCGCAGCACCAGCACGTCGTCCGGTACCGTGACGCTCACCGGTGCAAGGCGCGTCATGCGGGCGATACGGCGCATAAACAGCAGCGAGGCCAGAACGATGCCGACGCTGATGGCGATCACCATATCAAACAGCACGGTCAGCGACATACAGAGCAGCATCACCATGATGTCGTCTTTCGGCGCCCGGCGCAGCAGGTTCACCACCTTATGCGCTTCGCTCATGTTCCAGGCCACCATCAGCAGCAGCGCCGCCATGGCGGAGAGCGGCAGCCAGGAGAGCAGCGGCGCCAGCGCCAGCAGCGCGAGAATGACCAGCAGCGCGTGGATCACCGCTGAGACTGGCGAGGTCGCCCCGGCGCGCACGTTGGCGGCAGAGCGGGCGATTGCCGCCGTTGCGGTAATACCGCCGAAGAACGGGGCAATGATATTCCCCAGCCCCTGGCCGACCAGCTCGCTGTTGGCCTTATGCTTGGTGCCGGTCATACCGTCCAGCACCACCGCGCAGAGCAGTGACTCAATCGCGCCGAGCATCGCCATGGAGAAGGCGGCAGGCAGCAGAGCGCGCAGCGAATCCCAGCTCAGGGTGAAGCTGGAGCCCGGCAGGTTCCAGGGCAGCACCAGCTGCGGCAGAAGCTGCGGAATACCGCTGCCCTGCGAGCCATCTGCCAGCACATAGTGGAACTGCGAGCCGATAGTGGCCACGTGGCCGCCCAGAATGTTTACCACCGCCATCACCGCGCAGCCCAGCAGCAGCGCGGGCAGGTGGCCCGGCAGGCGGATACCGAGCCGCGGCCAGGCGATCAGCGTTCCGAGCGTGACGATGCCAATCGCGGCGTCGCCGGGGTTGATTGTCGGCAGCGCCATCGCCAGCGCGCCGACTTTCTGCAGATAATGCTCCGGGACGTGGGTGAGCTGCAGGCCGAGGAAATCCTTGATCTGCATGGTCCCGATGGTAATACCAATCCCCGAGGTAAAACCGAGCGTGACGGAAACGGGAATATATTCAATCAGCCGGCCAAAGCGGGCCAGACCAAACAGAATCAAAAATACGCCGGACATCAGCGTGGCGACCAGCAGCCCGGCCAGGCCGAACTGCTGCGAAACCGGGTAGAGGATCACCACGAACGCCGCCGTCGGGCCGGAGACGCTAAAGCGCGAGCCGCCGGTCAGGGCAATCACGATCCCTGCGACCGCCGAGGTATAAAGGCCATATTGCGGGGCCACACCGCTGCCGATAGCCAGCGCCATCGCCAGCGGGATGGCGATGATGCCGACGGTTATTCCGGCAATAACGTCGCGCGTAAACCGCGAAACCGTGTACTTCTCTTTCCAGCAAGCGTCGATGAGGGCGCGAAAGGGCAGAACATGTGAGGAAAAAATAGTTTTCACAATTATCTTTCATCCGAGAGCGCATCATCTGTCATATGAATGGCAGGTGAAGGAGGCATTAGTCATACAAATAAGTGTTACAGACAAAAAAACCCGCCGCAGCGGGTTTTTCGGCCGTGTTCGATCAGTGTTCGAACATTGCGGAGATGGATTCTTCGTTGCTGATACGACGAATCGCTTCGGCCAGCATCCCGGACAGGGTCAAGGTGCGCACGTTCGGCAGCGCTTTGATTTCGTCGGTTAATGGGATGGTGTCGCAGACAACCACTTCGTCAATGACGGAGTTACGCAGGTTGTTTGCCGCATTGCCTGAGAAGATCGGGTGCGTTGCGTAAGCGAACACGCGCTTCGCGCCGCGCTCTTTCAGCGCTTCTGCCGCTTTGCACAGGGTACCGCCGGTATCGATCATATCGTCAACCAGCACGCAGTCGCGGCCCGCAACGTCGCCGATGATGTGCATCACCTGGGAAACGTTAGCGCGCGGACGACGCTTGTCGATGATAGCCATGTCGGTATCGTTCAGCAGTTTAGCGATAGCGCGTGCGCGAACAACGCCGCCGATATCCGGAGAAACCACGATCGGGTTATCCAGATTCAGTTGCAGCATATCTTCGAGCAGGATCGGGCTGCCGAATACGTTATCCACCGGGACGTCGAAGAAGCCCTGAATCTGTTCGGCGTGCAGGTCAACCGTCAGAACACGGTCAACGCCTACGCTGGACAGGAAGTCAGCGACGACTTTGGCGGTAATTGGCACGCGCGCGGAGCGGACGCGGCGGTCCTGGCGGGCATAGCCAAAGT harbors:
- the ychF gene encoding redox-regulated ATPase YchF is translated as MGFKCGIVGLPNVGKSTLFNALTKAGIEAANFPFCTIEPNTGVVPMPDPRLDKLAEIVKPQRILPTTMEFVDIAGLVKGASKGEGLGNQFLTNIRETEAIGHVVRCFENDNIIHVAGKVDPAEDIDVINTELALSDLEACERAIHRISKKAKGGDKDAKAELAVLEKCLPQLENAGMLRALDLSKEEKEAIRYLSFLTLKPTMYIANVNEDGFENNPYLDQVREIAEKEGSVVVPVCAAVESDIAELDDEERDEFMAELGLEEPGLNRVIRAGYALLNLQTYFTAGVKEVRAWTIPVGATAPQAAGKIHTDFEKGFIRAQTIAYEDFIAYKGEQGAKEAGKMRAEGKEYIVKDGDVMNFLFNV
- the pth gene encoding aminoacyl-tRNA hydrolase translates to MTIKLIVGLANPGAEYAATRHNAGAWYVDLLAERFRAPLREESKFFGYTSRINVAGEDVRLLVPTTFMNLSGKAVAAMATFFRIAPDEILVAHDELDLPPGVAKFKLGGGHGGHNGLKDIISKLGNNPNFHRLRVGIGHPGDKNKVVGFVLGKPPLSEQKLIDEAVDEATRCTEIWLKDGLTKATNRLHAFKAQ
- the ychH gene encoding stress-induced protein YchH: MKRRNASRLGNVLMGLGLVVMVVGVGYSILNQLPELNLPQFFAHGAVLSIFLGAVLWLAGARVSGHEQVSDRYWWVRHYDKRCRRDEHKHS
- the dauA gene encoding C4-dicarboxylic acid transporter DauA, which produces MKTIFSSHVLPFRALIDACWKEKYTVSRFTRDVIAGITVGIIAIPLAMALAIGSGVAPQYGLYTSAVAGIVIALTGGSRFSVSGPTAAFVVILYPVSQQFGLAGLLVATLMSGVFLILFGLARFGRLIEYIPVSVTLGFTSGIGITIGTMQIKDFLGLQLTHVPEHYLQKVGALAMALPTINPGDAAIGIVTLGTLIAWPRLGIRLPGHLPALLLGCAVMAVVNILGGHVATIGSQFHYVLADGSQGSGIPQLLPQLVLPWNLPGSSFTLSWDSLRALLPAAFSMAMLGAIESLLCAVVLDGMTGTKHKANSELVGQGLGNIIAPFFGGITATAAIARSAANVRAGATSPVSAVIHALLVILALLALAPLLSWLPLSAMAALLLMVAWNMSEAHKVVNLLRRAPKDDIMVMLLCMSLTVLFDMVIAISVGIVLASLLFMRRIARMTRLAPVSVTVPDDVLVLRVIGPLFFAAAEGVFTDLESRLAGKRIVVMKWDAVPVLDAGGLDAFLRFVQRLPEGCELRVSNLEFQPLRTMARAGVQPIPGRLAFYPNRDAALADL
- the prs gene encoding ribose-phosphate diphosphokinase; translation: MPDMKLFAGNATPELAQRIANRLYTSLGDAAVGRFSDGEVSVQINENVRGGDIFIIQSTCAPTNDNLMELVVMVDALRRASAGRITAVIPYFGYARQDRRVRSARVPITAKVVADFLSSVGVDRVLTVDLHAEQIQGFFDVPVDNVFGSPILLEDMLQLNLDNPIVVSPDIGGVVRARAIAKLLNDTDMAIIDKRRPRANVSQVMHIIGDVAGRDCVLVDDMIDTGGTLCKAAEALKERGAKRVFAYATHPIFSGNAANNLRNSVIDEVVVCDTIPLTDEIKALPNVRTLTLSGMLAEAIRRISNEESISAMFEH